The Bacillus sp. B-jedd sequence ATAAAAAACTTTGGCTTCTTTGCACTTTCTATTTTTTAACTTTTGGTTCATTCATTGCTTTCTCAGCCTATCTGCCCATTTTCCTAGTTAATTATTTTGAGCTGCCTCCAATGGATGCAGGCGTGCGTACAGCTATATTTATTGTTCTTTCGCTTTTATTCAGGATTTCCGGCGGTTGGTTTTCGGACAAAATCAATCCTTACTCTGTCCTAGTTATCGCTTTTGCCGGCCTCAGTTTTGCAGGAGTACTTTTATCCTTTACCCCTTCCTTGCCTATATTTTCATTTGGCTGCCTATTAGTTGCCGTAAGTTCGGGTCTTGGGAGTGGAACAGTTTTCAAACTTGTTCCACTATACTTTTTTAAACAGGCCGGCATAGTAAATGGTCTTGTAACGGCATTGGGCACTTTGGGCGGTTTTTTTCCTCCTCTCCTCGCTGGGGCGGCTTATCATTTGACTGGCCACTATTCAATCGGGTTTATGGCCTTATCCCAGACTGCGCTTGCATGCCTGATCCTTTCGGTATGGACTTATTACAACGAGAAAAAAAGCATTTCGGAACAAATCATTCATCACCATGATGACGGTATTACCGTAACGGATGCGGACGGAATCATATTAAAAGTAAATCCGGCTTTTACACGGATAACAGGATATTCGATGGCAGAGGTGAAAGGCAAGACACCGAGCGTCCTTCAGTCAGGTGAACATGATAATGATTTTTATCGGAGAATGTGGTTTAGCCTTAAAACCGATGGGAAATGGGAGGGTTTGATTTGGAACAAACGAAAAAATGGGGAGATTTATCAGGAGCATCTAACGATAAAAGCTGTTAAAGATGCCATGGGAGAAACTAAAAATTATATAGGGATTTTTCGTGAAACAAATTGAATATCCATAAAAAAAGTGCTGCCATATGAGCAGCACTTTTTTTATGCTTTTATTTACCTGGCAGCCCTGTTTTTGAAAAAATTGAAAATAAACAGGACAACTGCTGCTACTAAAAGGATATGAACTAGCCCGCCTGCAACTTTAAAGACCAATCCCAAAACCCAAAATAATACAAGTAGTCCAATAATGGTCCATAACATGGCAATCTTCCTTTCTATCTGTTTGCAACTAGTTTACCCATTCTCAGCCTAAGAAAAACTAATGTTTTTAGTAATCGAAATTTAGTATGTTTTTTACAACTTTTTGAACAGAGTCCCCTTTTCACAAATCCTTCAAAAATAGAGTGACGAAAATCACATTTAAGATGATAACATCACCTTATCATTACATTAACAGCACCAACTTAGTGATAAATCGATTTTCGGAAGGGGTAAAAAAGATGGCGCGAATTAATTATTGGAATCCTGAGGATGAACAGTTTTGGAAAAAGGAAGGAAAAAAACACAGTAAGAGAAATTTATGGATTTCTGTTCCTTCACTCATGCTGGCCTTTATCGTTTGGCAAATCTGGTCGGTCGTTGCAGTCCGGCTCAATGACATTGGCTTCAGTTTTACTGATGAACAGCTATTTACACTCGCTGCAATCCCTGGACTTGTAGGGGCGACCTTAAGATTTGTTTACACGTTTGCCGTAGGAAAAATAGGGGGCAAAAACTGGACTGTTATTTCTACAGCAGTGCTTGCAATCCCGGCCGTTGGAATTGGAATCGCTGTTCAAAATCCTGATACACCGTTTTCTATCATGCTGCTTCTTGCCGCGCTATGCGGATTGGGAGGAGGAAACTTTTCCTCTTCAACGGCGAACATTTCCTTCTTCTTCCCTAAGAAAGAAAAAGGAACTGCCCTTGGAATCAATGGTGGGCTTGGAAATATGGGCGTTTCTGTTGTCCAATTCATTACCCCGCTGGTCATCACTTCAGGAACCTTTGCTCTTGTGGGTGGTTCTCAGTCATTGCCGGACGGATCACAGGTTTATCTACAAAACGCAGCTTTTATTTGGGTAATCCCAATTGTAATTATGACAATCGCCGCCTATTTTGGAATGGATAATCTTCCAACTGCCAAACAGTCCGTATCAGAGCAGTTTGTAATTGTTAAAAGAAAACACACATGGATCATGACAGTTTTATATATTGCAACTTTCGGTTCATTCATTGGATATTCGGCCGCATTCCCATTATTGCTGAAATCCCAATTCCCGCAGCATGTGTCTTTGGCTTTCCTTGGAGCTTTGCTTGCGGCTTCCGCAAGACCTGTAGGCGGTTGGATTGCCGATAAGCTTGGTGGGGCCAGAGTGACCGCTTACGTTCTTATCGTTCAGGCAATTGGAGCTATGGGAGTTATTTTCTTCCTTGGTGAAAAGCAGTTTTCAGGCTTCCTTGCTTCTTTCCTGGTTTTGTTCGTCGCATCTGGAATAGGTTCAGGTTCAACCTTCCAAATGATACCCGGGATTTTTATCCCGAAAGAAGCTGCTCCGGTTCTTGGTTTCACTGCGGCATTCGCTGCATACGGATCATTTTTCATTCCGAAATTATTTGGATGGTCAGTAAACACCACAGGGACACCTATTACGGCATTCTACTTCTTTATTGGTTTCTATGTGATCTCATTCGTTTTGAACTGGTTCTTTTACCAAAGAAAGAGCGCTGCCGTCCTTATGAAACAAGCATCCTAGATTCTAAGAAAAAAACCGCCAGCTGGCGGTTTTTTTTCTATTGAAGGATAGTTACTTTCACTGTCCTTCTTCCCCATTTTAAGGCTTCTTCCTTCGAAGGGATGAAAATATCAATTTTATTCCCTTTGATGGCGCCCCCTGTATCTCCAGCAATTGCATGTCCGTAGCCTTCTACATAAACTTTAGTTCCAAGCGGAATAATGGAAGGGTCTACTGAAATGACCTTCATACCCGGATTATTTTTTAAGTTTATACCAGTTGCTGTCACTCCTGAACAGCCTTTGCATGAAGCCGTATAGGCAGTGGCGCTCACTGTCAGCACTTTCCCTTTTACTTGTGCGGCAGCAGGTTTGTTAACCTGGCCGGCTGCCGGGGAAGACGGCGCGTTTGATACTGCTTTCACTTTCTTCACCGGGTTCTCTTTAGGAATCCTCACGGTCTTGCCAGATTTAATTGTTTTGACAGGTACTGACTCAGTAGAAGCAACCTTTGGTCCGCTAACTGATAACAAAGCACCTGGAATAATTAAATCATCCGTAAGTTTGTTCCAACCTTTAAGATCCTCGACGGAAATATCGTTTTCACGGGCGATTTCCCACAAGGTATCCCCACTCTTTACCTCATAAAGCTTTTCAGGATTAATGGTAAGTGTGGAACCCGCAAAAATGGTGTCTGAAGTTAAACCGTTCAATGCCATAATATTTTCAATTGTAGTGTTATGTACATTTGCCAGTTTGGATAGTGTGTCCCCATAATTAACTTCGATTTCCTCGGCTTGCGCGTTGGCGCCGACTGTAGTAGAGAGTGCAGCCGCCATGATCAATGTTCCAAATGTTTTTTTCAAGTCGATTCCTCCCTTAGTTTTTTGAAGCTAACACTGTAAATCTTAGCATGTAAAAATAAAATACCAAGAACAGAGGGATGTTAATTGAGTAACAACAATGACGGGAATTTTACGTTTCGATAACTAATTTTTTGAATTTTTAAAAAGCAGTAGTTTAAATAATGGGATTTTTAGCGGCTAAAATAAAGTTTTTGTGGGTAATGGAATTTTTAAGGAGGTTTTCAAAATGAGGAACAAACTATATTTTTATCTATTAATTATCGGCGTAGCCGCTACTCCGCTTCTTACGGAGGCTCATGTAAAATGGTTCACCGAGGCTGTACCCGAAAAAGCGGCCATTGAAGATATTCTTTCACCCGTCTTCATCTCTGTCTCGATTGGCGTTGCCTTAATACTGGCCGCGCTTCCTCAGCTGCTCCCATGGATGATGAAATGGAAGCCTTTCGAAAAAATAGACAGCCGTCTTGATGGGTTACGAAAGTACTCACGCTTAATCTTGAAGTATGGGACTGCGGCAGCTTTAATCATTCAAGTCGTAATGGGAACTATTTTTGCTCCTGAAATTCACCTGCCTTCCATGGAGGTAACCGTGCTTGCATGGCTTTCGATTGGGCTATTGCTCATCCCTCACCATTATGCAACAAAAGCAGGGGCTCTGATTTTATTCGGAATATTTGTCTATCTTACTCCTTTACATGGTGTATTTCATATGCTGGATTATGGTTTCTATCTGGCTGTTATCTTTGTACTGCTAATTGGCAGTACAAGGTTGGAGCAATGGGGTTTCCCTTTCTTATACTTAGGCACAGGCCTTTCCCTTTGCTGGGTTGCAGTGGAAAAATGGGTTTTTCCGGGTCTTTCCTTGGATATCATCGCCCATCATCATGTTCCGACCTTTGGATTTTCACCAGGGATTTTTATTTTGCTAAGTGCCTTTATTGAATTCGTTGTCGGTTATCTTTTAATCGTTGGCGTTCTAAATCGATTGCTGGCCTTCATATTAACAATTATCTTTATCTTAACGACTACATTATTTGGCTGGCTCGAACTTGCTGGGCATTTTATCATCCATATCATTCTTGCTATTTTTATCATCGAAGGAGTGTCGTTTTATAAACCTCCTATCTCGATACATAAGACCGTTGCAGATCAAGTTGTTTTTGTTTTCTTGAACTTTATATTCGTATTGGCGACATTTGTACTGATTTATTACCGCTTTGCGTGATGCGGCAAAAACGCCCAAAAATAATTAAAGGAGCAGAAATGATCTGCTCCTTTATGCTTTTACAGCGATTCGATTGACACTGCACATGCTTTATATTCAGCTGTTCCTGAAATTGGATCATATTCGTTCAGTGTCAGGACATTCGTTGGTGTTTCATGCCAGTGGAAACTCATAAATACAAGACCCGGCACGACCTGTTCGGTTATTTTGCATTTAACGGTCAATTCACCGCGGCGTGATTTAACCTTGACCAATTCACCGTTTTCAATGCCGAGTTTTTCTGCATCTGAAGGATGAATATCCAACGTCTCCTCCGTTTGCCTGATTTTCACTCCCGAAGCGTAGTATCGGGTTTGTGTATGGGTATTATACGACTCATATCTTCTGCCTGTTGTCAGGGTAAAAGGATACTCTTCGTCAGGCATTTCCAGTGGAGCGGTATATTCAACCGGGACAAATGGCGATTTGCGCTCTGTTTGTTCACTCGAATGAAACCTTTCATGCATGATCAATGTACCAGGATGGGTTTCGTCCGGGCATGGGTAATGGACGGAGTAATCTTTATCCAGACGCGAATACGAGATTCCACCATACATCTCCCACGCCAGCTTCCTTACTTCATTCCAAATTTCTTCGCTGTTATTATAGTTCATCGGGTAGCCCATCATAGTTGAAAGCTCACAAAGTATTTCCCAGTCCTCTTTTGTTTCCGGATGAGCTTCCACAGCTTTACGCACTCTTTGGATCCTTCTGTCAGTATTAGTGAAAGTGCCATCCACCTCTCCCCAGGAGCGGGCCGGAAGAACAACATCCGCGAACTCAGCAGTTTCTGTCAGAAAAATATCCTGCACGATAAGCAAATCCAATTTTTCAAGCAAAACTTTTGTGTGGTTCATATGGACATCGGCAAGAAGCGGGTTTTCGCCAATGACATATATAGCTTTAATTTCACCTGTTTCAATTTTATCGAATGTCCGTGTTTGTGTATCGCCGGCATTGGGATTAAGAGTGACGCCCCATTCTTTTTCATATCTTTCCCGGTACTCGGCATTTGCCAGGCTCATCGCCCCGGCCAGTTGGTTTGGCAGGCAGCCCATATCGCCGGCGCCTTGAACGTTATTTTGGCCCCTCAGAGGCATGATGCCGCTTCCTTCCTTGCCGATATTCCCTGTCAGCAAAGCCAGATTGGCGATATCAAAGACATTATTTACGCCGCAATGATGCTCGGTAATCCCGAGAGTATAAGCAATCATCGCTCCGCTCGCAGATGCGTATTCCCTAGCAGTTGCGACAATATCTTCTGCCGGGACTCCGGTGATGGAAGCGGAATATTCAGGCGTATATAACTCAACCCGTTTTTTTAGCACCTCGAAATCGTCTGTATGTCGAAGGATAAATTCTGTGCTGTATAGCTTTTCTTTTAGAATTACATGAATAAAAGCATTAATGAGAGCAATATCGGAACCGACATTTATTTGAAGATGCCGGTGGGCAAATTTCGTCATATCGATTTTCCTCGGGTCAATGACGATCATCTTCAGTCCGGATTTTATTGCCTTTTTAATACGATTCGCAATGATTGGATGTGCCTCGCTCGTATTCGATCCCATCAGTAAAAGAACTTCTGCCTTGTCGAAATCATCAAGTGTGTTCGTAGGGAAACCGCTTCCAAAAACAGTTGCCAGACCGGCAACGCTAGGAGCGTGTCAAGTACGGTTGCATCCGTCAATATTATTGCTGCCTATAACAGTCCTCATGAATTTTTGCGTGACATAATTGGATTCATTCGTTGTTCTTGCACAAGCAAACATTGAAATGGCTTCCGGGCCAAATTTTGATTTGATGGAACCGAGCTTTCCAGTGATGAAATTTAAAGCTTCCTCCCATGTAGCGGGTACAAGCTGGCCGTTTTTCCTCATTAAAGGTGAATTCAGCCTTTTTGGAGAATGGACATATTCGTACCCAAACGAACCCTTGACACACGTCTGACCCTTGTTGACAGGCGCTTCCTTATCGCCGCGGATTTTGACTATTTTATTGTCCTGTACTTCCAGGACAAGCCCGCAACCGGTACCGCAATATCCGCATACCGTTTTAACCAGATTTGCTTCTCCCAATTTTCTCCCCCCTATTAATAACATAAAGCCTGATATAACCATATTAATTCATTTTTGCTGCCGCTTGTGAAGAGATTACTACATTATTTTGACAGCATTATGAAAAATACATTAAATACTTTCTATTACTAATCTACTTTATTCGAAAAACAAACTGCTATGATGGTTATCACTATATAGAAAGACCACAGAAAAAGGAGGGATTTCTCCCTCCTTTTATGTTGAACTAAGCTGTTTTTGCCGGAAGGACTATGTTGAAGGTCGTACCTTTATTTGGCTCACTTTCAACAAATACTTTTCCATTATGGCTTTCAATAATTTTGAAACTTACCATAAGCCCCAGTCCGTTTCCGTTCTTTTTAGTTGTATAAAACGGTTCGCCGAGTTTTTTCAATTTTTCTTCAGGTATACCAACGCCGGTGTCCTGAATGGATATTTGGACATTATTATCATGGATGCGTGTTTTCACATGCAGTTCCCCGCCATTTGGCATAGCCTCAATTCCGTTTTTAACAAAGTTCAGGAAAACCTGCTTAAGCCGATTTTCATCACATTCAATTTGTACAATATCGTTTGAATAATCAAAATGGAGTCTGACATTCTTTTTGCGTGCTTCAAATTCAAGGAGTGCCAGGACATTTTGTATAACAGGAATGACATTTTTCTCTTCAAGCTCGACTGCCTTTGGTTTTGCTAAAACCATGAAATCTTCAACAATTACATTCACCCGCTCAATTTCGTCGAGAATGATGTTTAAAAATTCAAGCCTTTCTGGATCTCTTTCATCGAGCTGCAGGAATTCCGCATATCCTTTCATAGATGTCAGTGGATTCCTTATTTCATGGGCCACACCGGCTGCGAGTTGGCCGACAGCCGCCAATTTATCCTGGCGATGAAGCATTTCTTCCGTCTTTTTCCGTTCAGTAATATCATTTCTAATTGCAAGGTACTGATAAGGACGCCCCTTTTCATTGAGGAATGGAACAATCGTAGTATCCACCCAATAATACGTCCCATCTTTCGCCTTATTCCTGATCTCACCCTTCCAGACGTTTCCATTTCCTATTGTGCTCCATAAATCCTTGAAAAACTCTTTTGCATGAAAGCCGGAATTTAATAAACAGTGGTCCTGCCCAATCAGTTCTTCCCTTGAATACTGGGAAATCAGACAGAAGTTATCATTCACACTTTGAATAATACCTTTTCCATTTGTGATGGCAACGATGGATGATTGGTCGAGGGCGAATTTGAAATCCTCAATTTCTTTTAGTGAAGCCTTTAAATTCTTCTCTGCAGTCTTTCTGTTAGTAATATCAGTTCTTATCGCTACATACTGGTAGGGCCTGCCTTTGTGGTTCAAAAATGGAACGATTGTCGTATCAACCCAATATAACGTCCCATCTTTGGCCCTGTTGCATATTTCTCCTTTCCATACATTTCCCTGCCCGATTGTCCTCCACAGTTCTTTGAAAAATTCTTTGGAATGTGTCCCGGAATTCAATATACGATGATCCTGCCCGATCAATTCTTCACGGCTGTATTTTGAAACCTCGCAGAATTTTTCATTGACACTTGTAATTAAACCTTTGGAATCGGTAATAGCGACTATAGAGGATTGATCCAGGGCAAAAGTGATGTCACTTATCTCTTTATGCCTGTCAAGCAGCTCCGCCTCGGCATTTTTTCTATTCGTTATATCTGTCCTAATGGAAACGTACTGATATGGCTTTCCTTTAGAATCAAGGAAAGGAACAATTGTCGTATCAACCCAATATAGAGTTCCATCTTTTGCTTTATTGCAAATCTCACCATGCCAGATACTGCCCGATTGGACAGTGTTCCATAGATCAGCAAAGAACTCTTTTGGATGATAACCGGAGTTCATCAATCGATGGCTTTTCCCGATGACCTCTTCCCTGCTGTATTGCGTAATTTCCAAGAACTTATCATTCACTTCCACGAGGTTGCCATCTTTATCGGTAATGCCCACAATCGCTGAGGCATCAAGTGCCGCCAGGACGTCCTTCAAATGGCTGTCGGCTGCGGCAAGCTTTTTACTGATCAGCGTACTGGAAATGATTAATCCACCAAATATGAGAAAGGCAACAAACAAAACAAGATAAACGATAAAAGAATCCTCAAACATGAAATTATTATTTGCAACCGGTGCCTTCCCATAATTCGAGGCCCTTTTTAATAAAAAATGACCTTGCGCTATTGCGGCCGTGATAATTGCCGCACTGACAGGCTTTAACCAGGCTGTGTTATTCCGTTTAAAATTTTCTGAATAAAAGAGCATCCATAGTGAAAAAAGAAAAGATCCAAAGATTAGCAGGCCTGCAATGCTAAAAATTAAAGGATTAAAGCCAATACTAATTTCCATGGAGTACATTCCAATAATATGAATGGAAAAAACGGCCATCGTTAAAAACAGGCTGCCAATTATTATGCTTGAAAACTTCACTTTGTCGGCTGTTAAGGCTGTGAATGCCATACCCGTAAGGGAAATGCCGATAACCATTGACAAAAGAGTAAGAGGTATCTGATAAGTGGAAAATCGGTCAATGTCCTCAGCAAGCAAGCCAAGAAAATTGATAACCCAAATACCGATACCCATTGAAAATGTACCGCCGATGTAAAGCAAGCCTTTATTCTTTTTTGAGGAATGGATTAGCGTAAACATATCTAAAGCGGTGTAGGAAGCCATTATAGTAAGTGCAAAAGCAAAAATTAGTAAAACAGGACTGAATGTGTAGGCAAATTCACTCATTGTCAAGTATCAACCCCTGCGTTTTATACATTTATAATTTAATTGTAATAGAAAGTTCACAATTTAGAAAGGGAAAATTAAGAAACTCGTAAAATTTTGCCATATTTTTAAATACAATCTAAAATAATCTCGCCTCTTTCAAACTTTCACTCTTTTATTGCAGATTTATTTCCCTTCTTTTTCCTTTTATAACTTGGAATAGACCGTAAGAAATTAATCCACCCGCCACAAAACTGATGACCAGTTGACCATAAGGCTGTCTATATAAAAACGCCAATGCACCATCCGTCCCAAACAAATCACCAGCCTTGGAATGATAGGCAGCTACGATTCCTATATATCCGACTACACAAAAAAGGAGGCCTCTTGCTGCCATCCCAAACCTCCCCGATTTCCTTCCCATATTTAATTCTTCCTGGCTCATCCTGCTTTTTTTCAACATTTTTGTAAAATCTCTTGTAAATGCAATAAATATTTCTTTAAGTCCAAACACAATGATGCCAGCACCAATTAGAATAATCGCCCAGCGGCCTAGCCCGGACGAGAGGATAATTTTGAGTATCTTCTGTTTTTTTCCTGAGCCAGAGCCGGAATGCATGGCAAGTGACACAGCTTTATAAATAAGGAAGCTGTGGATGGCGGCACTCCCAATATTCCCTGCTCTCCTGGACAATCCCTTTAATTTGCTGCCCGACCCGTCGGGATCCTTGATACCTTGGACGGTTTTCCAACAGACATAACCTAATAGGCCTACCGCGATAGCCCATAACAAAAGCTCGCCAAATGGTTTTTGAGCTACCTCCACAAGAGCCCCTTCTGTTCCCTTCGGTCCTTCTTCCAGCCCGGCTGTTCCCATGAGAGTAAGGATCCCCGCAAGGATATACACAATTCCTTTTGATATATAACCGACTCTTGCCAAAAATATGATTCCTTTGCCGGCGCTCTTTTTTATATCTTCCGGTATTTCTTTCTCCTGTTTATTTGAAAACATATCAGACATGGTCATTTTCTCCTGCTCTTTTTAGTCCACATTCCCGGGAAAAGATGCAAAAAAACCTCCCTTCTACTAATTATTTATTCACATTTTAGATAAAGGGGATTATACTGTACTATAAAAGGGAAAGGTTTTTAAATCTGTATTATATAAGGAGGGGTTTTAATTGTTGATAAACCCGGTTGAATTCTTTCGTAATCTGCCTCAAAAGGAATGCCCTGTATGCGGTGAAAAAATTCAAGAACAGGCCGAATCTTACTTAACGACATGTGACGGCTGCGCCGCGTCAAACTTGGAATAAGCATATATCCGGTTCCCGCTGGGCGGGAACCGTTTTTTTGTTTTCTTCACCCACAAGTTTGATTTGGTATAAATATGTTTAAATAATGATAATGACCATTATCGAGGAGGTCCTGGGGATGGAGCTAGTTCAATGGAGTTACACAAAAAAATATAATATTAAAGCCCTTTTTGATAAGTTCCCCTCCTCACCAGTCATTTTCAGGCAAATAAAAGAGTATTATTTTGTTTATACGATAAAATGGAACCCCGATGATCCACCGGTAGGAACAAATGACCTCGTAAAAATGGAGACACTCCTTAATACTGAATTTGGTACTCTGGAATACTATCAAAAAAGAAAAGCTTTTAAATCCTTGAAATAATCAGTGCCCTGAATAAGCGGATGGCT is a genomic window containing:
- the yhfH gene encoding protein YhfH, coding for MINPVEFFRNLPQKECPVCGEKIQEQAESYLTTCDGCAASNLE
- a CDS encoding MFS transporter, coding for MIQGKKQVLIQTSSLLAGFMIWALISALMPFIKNDLSISSAYTAWIIAFPIFFGSIFRIPAGYFTERYGARKVFAISFILLIIPILMITKAESASLLLVASMLLGIGGSIFPVGTTSLPKYFSENRHGAVNGLYGIGKAGTAITAFLAPVLASGYGWRDTVEGFLILAAIFAVINLLFGDKKERKVNETILTQVQKVYKNKKLWLLCTFYFLTFGSFIAFSAYLPIFLVNYFELPPMDAGVRTAIFIVLSLLFRISGGWFSDKINPYSVLVIAFAGLSFAGVLLSFTPSLPIFSFGCLLVAVSSGLGSGTVFKLVPLYFFKQAGIVNGLVTALGTLGGFFPPLLAGAAYHLTGHYSIGFMALSQTALACLILSVWTYYNEKKSISEQIIHHHDDGITVTDADGIILKVNPAFTRITGYSMAEVKGKTPSVLQSGEHDNDFYRRMWFSLKTDGKWEGLIWNKRKNGEIYQEHLTIKAVKDAMGETKNYIGIFRETN
- a CDS encoding NarK family nitrate/nitrite MFS transporter; the encoded protein is MARINYWNPEDEQFWKKEGKKHSKRNLWISVPSLMLAFIVWQIWSVVAVRLNDIGFSFTDEQLFTLAAIPGLVGATLRFVYTFAVGKIGGKNWTVISTAVLAIPAVGIGIAVQNPDTPFSIMLLLAALCGLGGGNFSSSTANISFFFPKKEKGTALGINGGLGNMGVSVVQFITPLVITSGTFALVGGSQSLPDGSQVYLQNAAFIWVIPIVIMTIAAYFGMDNLPTAKQSVSEQFVIVKRKHTWIMTVLYIATFGSFIGYSAAFPLLLKSQFPQHVSLAFLGALLAASARPVGGWIADKLGGARVTAYVLIVQAIGAMGVIFFLGEKQFSGFLASFLVLFVASGIGSGSTFQMIPGIFIPKEAAPVLGFTAAFAAYGSFFIPKLFGWSVNTTGTPITAFYFFIGFYVISFVLNWFFYQRKSAAVLMKQAS
- a CDS encoding DUF1206 domain-containing protein, with the translated sequence MSDMFSNKQEKEIPEDIKKSAGKGIIFLARVGYISKGIVYILAGILTLMGTAGLEEGPKGTEGALVEVAQKPFGELLLWAIAVGLLGYVCWKTVQGIKDPDGSGSKLKGLSRRAGNIGSAAIHSFLIYKAVSLAMHSGSGSGKKQKILKIILSSGLGRWAIILIGAGIIVFGLKEIFIAFTRDFTKMLKKSRMSQEELNMGRKSGRFGMAARGLLFCVVGYIGIVAAYHSKAGDLFGTDGALAFLYRQPYGQLVISFVAGGLISYGLFQVIKGKRREINLQ
- a CDS encoding lmo0937 family membrane protein: MLWTIIGLLVLFWVLGLVFKVAGGLVHILLVAAVVLFIFNFFKNRAAR
- a CDS encoding DoxX family membrane protein, whose product is MRNKLYFYLLIIGVAATPLLTEAHVKWFTEAVPEKAAIEDILSPVFISVSIGVALILAALPQLLPWMMKWKPFEKIDSRLDGLRKYSRLILKYGTAAALIIQVVMGTIFAPEIHLPSMEVTVLAWLSIGLLLIPHHYATKAGALILFGIFVYLTPLHGVFHMLDYGFYLAVIFVLLIGSTRLEQWGFPFLYLGTGLSLCWVAVEKWVFPGLSLDIIAHHHVPTFGFSPGIFILLSAFIEFVVGYLLIVGVLNRLLAFILTIIFILTTTLFGWLELAGHFIIHIILAIFIIEGVSFYKPPISIHKTVADQVVFVFLNFIFVLATFVLIYYRFA
- a CDS encoding PAS domain-containing protein; protein product: MAVFSIHIIGMYSMEISIGFNPLIFSIAGLLIFGSFLFSLWMLFYSENFKRNNTAWLKPVSAAIITAAIAQGHFLLKRASNYGKAPVANNNFMFEDSFIVYLVLFVAFLIFGGLIISSTLISKKLAAADSHLKDVLAALDASAIVGITDKDGNLVEVNDKFLEITQYSREEVIGKSHRLMNSGYHPKEFFADLWNTVQSGSIWHGEICNKAKDGTLYWVDTTIVPFLDSKGKPYQYVSIRTDITNRKNAEAELLDRHKEISDITFALDQSSIVAITDSKGLITSVNEKFCEVSKYSREELIGQDHRILNSGTHSKEFFKELWRTIGQGNVWKGEICNRAKDGTLYWVDTTIVPFLNHKGRPYQYVAIRTDITNRKTAEKNLKASLKEIEDFKFALDQSSIVAITNGKGIIQSVNDNFCLISQYSREELIGQDHCLLNSGFHAKEFFKDLWSTIGNGNVWKGEIRNKAKDGTYYWVDTTIVPFLNEKGRPYQYLAIRNDITERKKTEEMLHRQDKLAAVGQLAAGVAHEIRNPLTSMKGYAEFLQLDERDPERLEFLNIILDEIERVNVIVEDFMVLAKPKAVELEEKNVIPVIQNVLALLEFEARKKNVRLHFDYSNDIVQIECDENRLKQVFLNFVKNGIEAMPNGGELHVKTRIHDNNVQISIQDTGVGIPEEKLKKLGEPFYTTKKNGNGLGLMVSFKIIESHNGKVFVESEPNKGTTFNIVLPAKTA
- the fdhF gene encoding formate dehydrogenase subunit alpha, encoding MVISGFMLLIGGRKLGEANLVKTVCGYCGTGCGLVLEVQDNKIVKIRGDKEAPVNKGQTCVKGSFGYEYVHSPKRLNSPLMRKNGQLVPATWEEALNFITGKLGSIKSKFGPEAISMFACARTTNESNYVTQKFMRTVIGSNNIDGCNRTUHAPSVAGLATVFGSGFPTNTLDDFDKAEVLLLMGSNTSEAHPIIANRIKKAIKSGLKMIVIDPRKIDMTKFAHRHLQINVGSDIALINAFIHVILKEKLYSTEFILRHTDDFEVLKKRVELYTPEYSASITGVPAEDIVATAREYASASGAMIAYTLGITEHHCGVNNVFDIANLALLTGNIGKEGSGIMPLRGQNNVQGAGDMGCLPNQLAGAMSLANAEYRERYEKEWGVTLNPNAGDTQTRTFDKIETGEIKAIYVIGENPLLADVHMNHTKVLLEKLDLLIVQDIFLTETAEFADVVLPARSWGEVDGTFTNTDRRIQRVRKAVEAHPETKEDWEILCELSTMMGYPMNYNNSEEIWNEVRKLAWEMYGGISYSRLDKDYSVHYPCPDETHPGTLIMHERFHSSEQTERKSPFVPVEYTAPLEMPDEEYPFTLTTGRRYESYNTHTQTRYYASGVKIRQTEETLDIHPSDAEKLGIENGELVKVKSRRGELTVKCKITEQVVPGLVFMSFHWHETPTNVLTLNEYDPISGTAEYKACAVSIESL
- a CDS encoding LysM peptidoglycan-binding and 3D domain-containing protein, with translation MKKTFGTLIMAAALSTTVGANAQAEEIEVNYGDTLSKLANVHNTTIENIMALNGLTSDTIFAGSTLTINPEKLYEVKSGDTLWEIARENDISVEDLKGWNKLTDDLIIPGALLSVSGPKVASTESVPVKTIKSGKTVRIPKENPVKKVKAVSNAPSSPAAGQVNKPAAAQVKGKVLTVSATAYTASCKGCSGVTATGINLKNNPGMKVISVDPSIIPLGTKVYVEGYGHAIAGDTGGAIKGNKIDIFIPSKEEALKWGRRTVKVTILQ